A section of the Halichoerus grypus chromosome 11, mHalGry1.hap1.1, whole genome shotgun sequence genome encodes:
- the LOC118545331 gene encoding LOW QUALITY PROTEIN: olfactory receptor 5G9-like (The sequence of the model RefSeq protein was modified relative to this genomic sequence to represent the inferred CDS: inserted 1 base in 1 codon): MADGNYTRITEFIFIGLKYHPQMQVFLFLLFLLFYLVTATGSLGMIILIQMDSRLHTPMCFFLSHLSFVDICFLSVVGPKMLSDFFAERKAISFLGCALQQWFFGFFVAIECLLLASMAYDHYVAICSPSLYSVTMLQSLCIRLVVGPYTVGFLSTMTHTTAASRLPFCCSNIINHFFCDMSRLLSLVCADTRINKLLVFIVAGAVLVVSSLTIIISYFYILTAILRIRSADGRRKAFSTCSSHLTAVSILYGTLFXIYVRPSAIFSLGVNKVVSVFYTVVIPMLSPLIHSLRNKEVKAAMCRMIVRRKFCIRS, from the exons ATGGCTGATGGAAACTATACAAGAATCACAGAGTTTATTTTCATAGGTTTAAAGTATCATCCTCAGATGCAAGTcttccttttcttgctctttctacTTTTTTACCTTGTTACCGCGACAGGAAGCTTGGGTATGATTATTCTCATCCAGATGGATTCCCGCCTTCACACTCCCATGTGCTTTTTTCTCAGTCACCTGTCCTTTGTGGACATCTGCTTTTTGTCAGTAGTGGGTCCCAAGATGCTCAGTGACTTCTTTGCTGAAAGGAAGGCCATCTCCTTCTTGGGCTGTGCTTTGCAGCAATGGTTCTTTGGGTTCTTTGTGGCCATTGAGTGTCTTCTGCTGGCGTCCATGGCCTATGACCACTATGTGGCGATCTGTAGCCCATCATTGTATTCCGTTACCATGTTGCAGAGCCTTTGCATACGGCTGGTGGTTGGACCCTATACTGTCGGGTTCCTGAGCACCATGACTCATACAACAGCTGCTTCCCGGCTTCCCTTTTGCTGCTCCAACATTATCAATCATTTCTTCTGTGACATGTCCCGCCTTCTTTCTCTGGTATGTGCTGACACCCGGATCAATAAATTGTTGGTTTTCATTGTGGCTGGAGCCGTCCTGGTTGTCAGTAGCCTGACCATTATAATCTCCTATTTTTACATCCTTACTGCCATCCTGAGGATCCGCTCTGCAGATGGGAGGCGCAAGGCCTTTTCCACCTGCTCCTCCCATCTCACGGCGGTGTCCATCTTATACGGGACTCTCT TTATCTATGTAAGGCCAAGTGCAATTTTTTCTCTGGGCGTCAATAAAGTGGTGTCGGTGTTCTACACCGTGGTGATCCCCATGTTGAGTCCTCTCATCCACAGCTTGAGAAATAAAGAAGTGAAAGCTGCCATGTGCAGAATGATCGTTAGGAGGAAGTTCTGCATCAGAAGCTAA